Within Flavobacterium pisciphilum, the genomic segment AATTTTTCTCATAATTTTATATTTAAATATTTTTTAAATATAAATCTTAGGTATTAGTATCGTGTTTTCTGAGTATTAATTGTTGGTTATTAAATCATGTAAATTCGTGTTAATTTTACCTGTGTTAGAATATTAAATAGTATAAAGTAATTGTTTGTTTTTTACAAAACCATCAGGTTACAACCTCGAATATCTGAGTTGTCAAAACGTCCCAATACCTCGAAAGAGTTGTTGGGATATTTTTTGCCCAAATCTTGCGTAGCGATAAATGAACAAGAATTAATATTGGCTAGATCGATTACGTTTATACCACCTGTTTTTCCTTCTTTTACGTAGGTTAAGGCATCTTCAGTATCTCTAACAAGTATTTGTATCCATGAAGGACATTCAAATATTCCTTCGCCTAGAGAATAAGCTTGTGATAATAATTCGGTCATACCATATTCAGAATGTATTGCCGACACACCAAATCCTTCACATAATTGTTTGTGTAATTCTTCACGAATCATTTCTTTGCGTTTGCCTTTCATTCCACCAGTTTCCATTATGATGGTGTTTTGTAATTTAAACGAGTTTTTTTCGATTAAATCCAATAAAGCATACGTTACTCCAATTAAGATGGTGTTTTGCCCTGATTGATCTAATTCGATAAGCTTTTTAGTAAGCTCTTCGTGGTTGTGTAAATAGAAGCCGCTTTCTGGATGATTTGATAGTTTTATTAAATCCTCGACCATATAGATTAATGAAGACCCGTCACGCTCTAAATAGGATGGAAGTAGTGCTAATACAACATAATCTTCGATATTGCCATAAAATTGAGAAAAACCTTTGCGATAGCTTTCTTCGTATAAGGAAACATCGGTTACTATGTGTTTACTTGTAATCATTCCTGTTGTACCACTGCTAGTAAAAGTAACTTGTGCAGGATCAGAATTTGAAACCACTGAGTGGCTCTTAAAAAACTGAATTGGTAAAAAGGGAATCTGAGTAAGAGATTTTACTTTTTGAGGATCTGTTTTAAGATAATCACAGAAAGTTCGATATACTACGTTGTTTTCATATTGAAAGCGGAATACTTTCAATGCTATTTTTTCAAATTGTTTTTGACTAGAAATCGTAAATATATCAGTTGTTGTAATCAAGATCTTTTTTTTTGCAAAGGTAATTTATTTAAAAGAAAAAAGCCCCAATATTACTTTGGAGCTTTTTTATGTTTTTATTTCGAAAATTTACCTGACAATTAGTTTTCTAGTTGCAGTTGCATTTTCTTCATTGATTTTTATGATATAAACACCAGGTGAAAGATTAGAAATATTAAGCTCTTTTGAACTTAATTGTGTTTGTAATACTTTTTTTCCTAGTATATCAAAAATAATTATTTCTTTTTCTAAATCATTTTTAGATGATATGTATACTTTACCATTACTCACAGGGTTTGGGTACAAACTTAAGCCCTCTATAACGGTGCCGTCTGTTTTTGGCTGTTGTTTACTGTCTTGTGCCGAAACACCTGCAGTAATAAAGAAAAAAGCCAATAAGAGTGTAATATAAAAGTAGTTTTTTGCCATCGCTCAATTTTATGTCTAGTAAATATACAAAAAAACTTTTCAAAAACTACACCAAAAAAAAACATCCTAGAAATTTAGGATGTTTTTAACATTTTGTTTCGAAGTTATTAGAAATCAACTAATCAATAAGTAATTGTGTCTTTTTCTAAAACTTTATTTAATTACTTAGTCCAGTTACCCCAAGTAGGTAATTCAGCACCAGCACCAGCACCAGTTGCACCAGTAGTTATTCCTGATAATTTAGCACCATCAAAAACAGTTACAGAAGCTCCAAAAGTATAGTTTGTGATAGTAAAGTTACCAGCAGCGATATTTGCAGTTGCACCAACATCAGTAGATAATTTAGTAAGGTCTTTAGGCATTCCATCAGCAACATATAAGTTTGTGTAAGTTTGTTTTCCACCACCTTCTTTATAATTGATTGCTTTTTCGTCAGCTGTGAAAGCCGCATCACCTTTAATGATAGAGATATTAATGATTTTAGCGTCAGTCATTGGAACAGCTGTACTTGGATTTTTTTGGTTGGTAGATCCTTCAACACCTGCTTTAGTAACACCTTTGATGTAAACGTTTGTAGCAGTACCTTGCCATCCGTCAGCAAAATCTAATGAATCATCATAAGAATTGATAATTACTAAGTTAGAAGCATTTACTGCTCCTCCGAAGAACTCAATTCCGTCATCACCACTTTCGAAAGTGTAGATATCAGATACTACTGTTCCTGAACCTACTCCGAAGAAAGAAACTCCATTGTATTCTTTATCAGCAGTGTATTTAGAACCTGTGTAAGAAATTTTTAAGAAGTTGATATTTCCAGAAGAATCTGCATTGTTATTACCTCCATAGCTTAAAGCACCTACTTCAGAAGTACCATTGTCTCCTGTGTTCACTTTAGCATTACCAGCGATAATTAATCCACCCCAATCACTTTGAGCAGGAGTAGCTTTTCCAGATGTCATAATAACTGGTTTAACAGCAGTACCATTGATGTTAATTTTAGCATTTCTCTCTACAGCAATGAATAAAGAAGTAGCTTCTGCAGTAGCAGAACTTTTAATTACCGTTCCGGCAGGAATTACTAAAGTAGCTCCACCTTTAACGACTAAACCTCCAGTTAAAGTGTAAGTTTTTGTAGGGTCTAAAGTTACAACACCTTCATTGATGTCTCCTTTTAAATCGTCAGCCTTTAATACGAAATTACTTTTGTTTCCGTCGGTTTTGTTGTTATCATCAGAACTACAGCTTGTTAAAGCAAGTCCCAATATTGCAGCCATTGCAAAAAATGATTTTTTCATTGTTGTTGTGTTTTATTGTTTTGATTTATTCATGGCAAAGTAAATGAACATATGTTTTTGCTGAGTTAAGACCGCATTAACAATATATTAAGTATATTGGGTAAAAGATAAATCTGCTTAATGTAAAATTTACATTGAGTTATTGATTAATAAAAAAAGGTGATTAGTATTATCTAATCACCTTTTTGAATTTTTTATGGTTTTACTTTTAGAATGTATAGCTTAAAGTAAGCCTAAAATCTGAACCTGTTTTATATGAAATTGCAGTAATATCACCAACAGATTCCTTTCCTGGTACTTTTCCTTGCTCTTGTACACGATTGAAAGCAGGGTTTAAAATATTGTTGTAAATAAAGCCTAATTTTAAGTTTTTAGTCAAACTTGCATTTGCGATAAAGTCTAGTTTATTTACAGCTTTATCAACCATGTTTCCTACTTGTCCAGTTCCAATAACAGCTAATTTATCTGAAAAATAAGAGTATGATATTGTTGTAGTTATATCTTGGCCTTCTCTGAATTCATTTAAAAATGATAAGTTAGCATTGGCAAGGAAATTAGAAGCCCCTGTTAATTTACTATCTGTAAAAGTAAAGTTTGCTCCAAAATCATTTTCGTTATTCACTTTCTCATTACTTAAATCCTGATTTGTATAAAGGTAAGACCCGTTGGCATCAAACGAAAGTTTTGTCTTTAGGTTGTTACTATTTTTAATTTCAAAAATGTCTTTTCTAAATTCTAATTCTACCCCCGCTACAGTTGCTTTGTCTCCTGTATTGGCATAAGTAATATCATTTGAAGATGAATTAAGGAACATTTCGTTGATTGGGTTTTGAATAATTTTTCCAAATGCTGTAACAGAAATTAATTCGCCTGCCTTAGGGAAAAATTCCCATCCTAAATCAAAGTTGTAAT encodes:
- a CDS encoding acyl transferase; the encoded protein is MITTTDIFTISSQKQFEKIALKVFRFQYENNVVYRTFCDYLKTDPQKVKSLTQIPFLPIQFFKSHSVVSNSDPAQVTFTSSGTTGMITSKHIVTDVSLYEESYRKGFSQFYGNIEDYVVLALLPSYLERDGSSLIYMVEDLIKLSNHPESGFYLHNHEELTKKLIELDQSGQNTILIGVTYALLDLIEKNSFKLQNTIIMETGGMKGKRKEMIREELHKQLCEGFGVSAIHSEYGMTELLSQAYSLGEGIFECPSWIQILVRDTEDALTYVKEGKTGGINVIDLANINSCSFIATQDLGKKYPNNSFEVLGRFDNSDIRGCNLMVL
- a CDS encoding T9SS type A sorting domain-containing protein, yielding MAKNYFYITLLLAFFFITAGVSAQDSKQQPKTDGTVIEGLSLYPNPVSNGKVYISSKNDLEKEIIIFDILGKKVLQTQLSSKELNISNLSPGVYIIKINEENATATRKLIVR